The sequence below is a genomic window from Marmota flaviventris isolate mMarFla1 chromosome 9, mMarFla1.hap1, whole genome shotgun sequence.
GCCACCCTTTGCTTTACAATGTCATCATGTCCCATGCCCTCTGCTCTGTGCTGGTGGCTCTGGTCTATACTATGGGACTCATTGGTTCAACAATAGAGACTGGCCTCATGTTAAAACTGCGCTATTGTGAGCCCCTCATCAGTCACTACTTCTGTGACATCCTCCCCCTGATGAAGCTCTCCTGCTCCAGCACCTATGATGTAGAGATGGCAGTCTTTTTCCTAGCTGGATTCAATATCATAGTCACAAGCTTAACAGTCCTTATTTCCTATGCCTTCATCCTGTCCAGCATCCTCCACATCAGCTCCACAGAAGGTAGGTCCAAAGCCTTCAGCACCTGCAGCTCCCACCTTGCAGCCGTGGGGCTGTTCTATGGATCCACTGCATTCATGTACTTAAAGCCCTCCACTGCCACTTCCCTGGCCCAGGAGAACGTGGCCTCTGTGTTCTACACCACAGTGATCCCCATGCTCAACCCTCtgatctacagcctgaggaacaaggaggtaAAGGCTGCCCTGCAGAAGACACTGAGGAGGAAACTCTTTTGATGCAATGTAATTGTTCTTCTCAATATAAAAACAAGTTGTTATAAATATCAGAAGGATGCCCTCTGCATGCCTACCCAATTGAGATGGGAAACAATCACTTCTCTATGTGGTTGAGAGAGTGCCTTCtctcctttccatttcttcccttcctctcttctctcattTTGTTTGAAATTATCCAATTTTCAAGTTCATATTCTTTCTTGTGAGATCCATTTGCTCTAACTTGAGCCCTtcattaaacattattttcattaattctaagttaacaaaaattaaatttccaataTTGAGTGTGAGAGTCACTCATGATCTTACTACATTCAACatagaaaatattattcaatTCCTTTGGGGCACCTGGGAACATTTAAGGTAAAGAGAATTGAATTTAAAAGGACCAACTAGTGATACTCAGTCATTTTCTAATCCAGATtgctccctttcctctcttctactcCTCTATAATATTTCTACCCAAGAATTTCTGATtcctttatgtaatttttttagtaacagcaacaataataataacaccaTTAACATGTTTTGGTGCTTACTCTCGGCCACGCAAATCTTCTCAGTGCTTTCTGTTCTGTTTCAATGGCATCTTATCACAGATACATACTGTGGTGGCCTTACTATATAGATATAGAAACTTGGTTTAGTAACCTGCTTGAGGTCCCACAGATGATAAGTAACATAAATCAGACTTCAGCCTCAGTGACTAGAGAGCCTGCACTCCGGGCTCTCACACATTGTCCCCTTCAGTTTAAGCTGACAGTCCCTTTCAACAGTCTACTAAGACTGCCCTATCTATGTTCTTCCAATTTCAAATGCCTCCAGATAATAATTTCTCAACACCCCTCCTTTTGTAACCTGTCTAAACCTCTTTGTCTTTATTTGCAACATCTTCAAGTTAGCAAAATATTACACCAGAATGACTCTTTCAGTTTTAACAGTGGAAGCCCCACATCCTGGGAAAATCCTTAGTCCCACATAAACCAGATTGGCTGGCCACTCTAGGACACACATTGCTGTAAACTCTGTTTTGCTGCCTAAACCATTGATCTACAGCCAACCTCACTCAGTGAATCCAATTGCCATGAGACATGGTTCATTCCCTAAGTGCTTATAATAGTATCAAAGATACTTGTTTTAACCAAGATGGGGTAAAGGATTTATGGGCGTCCTCTTGTCATTTAGAACAATTTTGGATAtacaattgtaaaaaaaaaatagtggtttaATATGGGAAATGGTAATAAATAGTTGTCTCAGGCAGAATTACATGCTCATAGCTTTTGAGTCACTAGAGAAGGTGTGAGGGAGCCCCCAGAGTGATTCCATATCTAGGTAGATATGACCTAGAAGTCAGGAAGCTCCAGCTTCCTCTATCACTGCAGCAACCATAAAGAATACTTCTCACAACATGACACTGGAATATAAATGACAGAATCCTGGAATAAGCATCACCCAGAAATATGATAGAAATGCAGATCTTCAGATGCTACTCCACACCTACTGAATTACTGGGTAGAGTCCAGCAATTTGTTTTAACAAGCCCTCAGGTGATTCTGATTACACTGGAGGGGGAGAACCTCCAACTCCCACCTTTCAAATTTCACACAAGTACATTTAATTAGTGGAAGCTAATTTCTAGGGTGCTACATGCaagaaaaatacagttttttttattttttaacctgaaAAGAAGTTGAATCAAAGGGCTATTAAGAGCACCATACCTAAGTAGCTTCTCTCCTCAttttctccagaactttttcagtATGAAATGAGATCTCTACCACTATAGATCCTCTCTAAATAGaattaaatgtagaaaatatatCTGTTTATTTGTAGGTAAGAAATcataaagcaaagaaataatGGATTTTTATTATACACAAATATAAGTTTTGTTCAGCAAAGGATAAAAGTGATAGATTTAATAGCCAAATAATGCAATGGGagaataaatacaacaaaatggGAGAGCATTTTATATCCAAATAGCACACATGATAAACTCCAGCAAATCACAAGTGTCATGTTGGGGGGTAGGGGTAGACCCAGGAAAGAAGGTTCAGGGCTCAGCAGGTGGTATAAGATGTAAGATACAGGATAGTGAAATGCTTTATTCAGAGGTGGCAACAGTCTCAAGCTTTAGTCCCCAGCCAGATCCATTTTGTCCCCTATTAGCCCACAAGTCTTTCCCATAGGCCCTTTTTATATGCAGGCCAAATAAAGACGGCACACTGCTAACAGGTTACATTAGTGAGGGTATACTCCCAAGCAAGTGTTTATGTCCTTGAGTATATGCATTGAATCAGTGTTTCTGACCTTGACTGCATAATATAGCCAATTCATGGCCTTGGATACATACTacaaacataacataaaacatagCAAATCCTGCCTAAAGCCTCAGCAAGGGAGcctaattttagccattttgggcctgccccccaaaaaagacatcaacatcatcagaaaaaaaaatggaaaaggcatGTAGAACATTCAATTTATGGAAGAAAAGGCCTGAAGTACCACCAATCACATTAACAGGTTCTCAAACCAATTGCTAAACatagaagtgcaaattaaaacagtgAAATATCTTCTTACATCTATAAGCctggcaaaaattaaaaagcttggTGGTAACATGCATTACTGAGGAGGTTGGGATTTAAGAACCCTCATGAACTGTGGCTGTTCTGTAAAGCAGGAAGACATTACTTAACAAGAAATAAGTCTATGTTTCCACAGGACCTGGCAATTTCTGACTGGGGCATGGACCCCAAAAGCATTCTCAGTCCCAGTAGAGGTCATGTAAAAAGATATACACTGttttaattgaaagaaaatcAGAGATAAACTATGTGTCCACCATTGGTAAAGTAAATAGATCAATTGTATTGAAGACATTGCATCAATAGAATTACCTATAAGTAATGTAGCTTAGAGTTATGGTGTTTAgtgagaaaagcaagaaagaagtaaaatacaatattgtttatataaatattaaaattatatgcagTGAAATAATGATATGCAATACCAGGCACTGTGACACAAGCATGCAGTCCCAGCTGTACAAGACCAAatatcacttgagctcaggagttaaagaccagcctaagcaacatagtgagaacttgcctcaaaaaagtaataattgattaattgaaaaattaatttacatgCTAACAATCCCAGAAAAAgcaaatttaacataaaaaaaacaaacataacatATATTATACATTAAGTGGGTTAAGAtggtttttcaaagaaacaatatGGATGGAAGTAGGAAATGGGGGGATTAACAAAGAAAGACCACATTCtggacaataaaatatatattgacaaattttttaaagtaaaaataacaatGTCTGCTTTCAGACCACAAATAAATTGAACTAGAAATCAATTTAGAAACATAACTGGAAAATCCCAGTGTatttggagattaaacaatacacttctaataaataatacatgagtcaaagaaaaaaatctcaagaaaatttttaaatatttaaaaaatattttaactgaagGAGACTTAAACAATATATTATCAAAAGATGTAGGATGTAATGAAAGGAGTGCTTACATTATTGAAATACAGATAACAATCAGaaactcttttgaaaatttatactccaataaaatagaaaatcttgaagatgatgacaaatttctagagacatatgacctatccCAATTAAATCAGGAGTACATAGActatttaaacagataaatttcaagcaatgaaattggaGACAACTTcaaaccaacaaagaaaagcccaggaacagatAGATTcccagctgagttctaccagaacttcaaagaaaaactaacaacaatcctcctcaaattattccacaaaatagaaaaaggagataACCCTtataaactcattctatgaagctagtattaccCTGCTATCAAAATCAGAtgaaaacacatcaaggaaagaaaatttcatcaatatccctgatgagcagatttaatgcaattccaatcaaaatcccaatgacattcctcatagaaatagaaaaagcaatcatgaaattcatctggaaaaataagagacccagaatagctaaagcaatccttagcaggaagagtgacgcaggtgacatcactataccagaccttaaactatactacagagcaatagtaacaaaaacagcatagtattggcaccaaaacagagtggtagaccaatggtacagaacagaggacacagagactaacccactatattacaattatcttatattagacaaaggtgccaaaaacatgcaatggagaaaagatagcttcttcaataaatggtgcttggaaatccatatgcaacaaagtgaaattagACACCTATCTCATACCAtgcacaaaatcaactcaaaatgtatcaaggacttaagaataaaattagagatcctgcatctaatagaagaaaaaataggccctaatctccatcatgtgggaatagcttcaaaaattcttaataaaatattggtacATTGCCTAGAAAAAGGTAGTgcaacatgatcaagtggggttcatcccagggatgcaaagtaggctcaacatacagaaatcaataaacataattcatcacatcaatagatctaaagacaagaatcatatgatcatctcaatagatgcaaaaaaagcatttgacaaaatatagcaccccttcatgttcaaaacactataaaaagtagagatagtaggaacatacctcaacatcataaaagctatatatgctaaacccaaggccaacatcattctaaatggagaaaaattgaaagcattcccactaaaaacggAGAAacacaaggatgccctctttcaccatttctattcaaagtggatcaaggacctaggcattagaccagagaccctgcacctactagaaggaAAAGGAGGCCCAAATcaccatcatgtcagcttaggaactgaattcttcaacaagactcctaaagtgaaaaaagtaaaatcaggaatcagtaagtgggatggtatcaaactaaaaagcttcttcacaaagGAAACAGTCAACAATGGGAAAAGAGAGCCtatataatgggagaaaatctttgcctccTGCACCTCAGATcaagcattaatttccaggatatataaagaactcaaaaaacttaacaccaaaaaaataaaataacccaatcaatacatgggcaaaggaactgaacagatacttcacagaagaagaaatatgatcagtcaacaaatatatgataaaaatgttcatcatctctatcaattagagaaatgaaaattaaaacaacactcaGATTTCATctccaattatcaagaatacaaataacaaaaaatgttcGCGAGAATGTGGgtggaaaggtacactcatacattgctggtgggacgcAAATTGTttcaaacactctggaaagcagtatgcagattcctcagaaagccTGGAATTAGAACCATGATTTGACTCAGTTATTCTACTCCTCAGTTTAGACTTAAAATCActtaaaaagacttaaaatcaacatgttACAGTGAcatccacatcaatatttatagcaggtaaagtcataatagctaagctatggaaccaacctaggtgcccttgaacagatgaacagattttttaaatgtggtatatatacacaatggaatattagtctgccataaaggagaatgaaattatggcatttgccagtaaatggatggaattggagaatgtcatattaagtgaaataagccaatctccaaaacctcaaaagccaaatgttctctctgatatgcagatgctaacatacaataagggGAGGTGAGGAAAGAATAGAAGGGTTGgtaatggaaataggaaagatatatagaatgaatcagacattaatttcctatatacatatatgaatacatgaccaatataattcacaccatgtacaatcagaagaatgggaagttatactccatatatgtataatatgttgtggtttggatgtgaggtgttccccaaaagctcatgtgtgagacaatgcaagaaggttcagagagatTATTTGACTgtaaaagtcttaacccaatcagtgaattaatccctgatgggattaactgaatggtaactagaggcagatggggtgtggctggagaaggtggttAATTGGGAGCGTggctatgggatatatattttgtatctggcgctggagtctctctctctctgtttcttgacCACCATGATGTGAGTTGCTTCTCTCTGCCTCACACTTCGCCATGATGTtatgcctcacctcaagccctgaggaagagagtgggccttctctggactaagatctctgaaaccgtgagccctcaaataaactttttctcacCTTCCATTGTGCTAGTCAGAtcctttagttacagcagtgaaaaagctgactaaaatatatgTCAACatatattctactgtcacatataactaattaaagaacaaattttaaaattcccaaGAAGTAATTAAGAAATCTTAAGACACAGCTAAGGTTTCTTAATTAGttcctagaaatattttaaaatattttaattaaaaagattaaTTCCCCCATAGCTAAGCTATTTCTCTTTACTGCTCAGAGTTTGGCTCTGCTTCTAGAAGTACAAGTACAgttttgagacaaaaaaaaaaaaaacagtgttccCACTTCAAGAACAGCCAGAGAACTAATAGCCTAAATTACTTTTACaggcaaatatataaaagactAAGTAGAAACCAGAGAAGGCTTCAATAGATACTCTCCTAAAGGTCCTACAGAAGGTAAGAAATATGGCCTTTGACTTTACACATGTAGCAATTTTATTTCTGTGCTCACTTTCActtcaacaccaaaagcaatgaAAGGAAGTGCCTACTCTGTCTCCTCCCCCCACTGGATCCTAGGGTCCAGGATTGATGTTAAAAGAAAATCCCTCTGCatgctttttttgtgggggtgggggtggaagaaactgggtattgaacccaggagcactttaccactgagccacgaggCCCCAacaagttgctcagggtctctaaattgctgagactagctttaaacttgtgatcctcctgcctcagccttgtgagccACTGGAATAACAGGCGTACACCACCGAGACTGGTCCTATGCAGGCTTTCTGCAAAGATGGCCATAATCCAGTATTAAATTGTGGGCTTGGAATTGGGCAGGATTTTAACATTGTCCACATGAGAAAGCCCTTCTTCCCCtcaactaaattaaatagaattattaaaatCTACTGAGGTGACTGTTTTCTTAAATAACTGCAGATACTGCCTTAATAGATTCTAAAGTCTGTTCATATGGTcacaggaggaaaaaataaatgtttactttaCTAATGATTCTGAGGAACAGTGTTGCACCCTTTGCAGTCAGCACAGGAATGATCATACCATAACCATAGTGACACTTTTCTTCTTACAGGTCCAAACTGGGGCacacattttcttgttttcaagaAGGCAGAAACTCTCTACACAAAACAATCATTTTCATTCAACATTAAATGCACCCATACTCTGTGATTCTAATTAAACTtgtaaataaagaatgaaaaatatcaagttgttttattttcctttttctagttATTCTTAAGTTTCTaacacaatatttattaaatcataTCTTAGAGCTTCCTagactttttaaacaaatatataataaatatatatacactgtatatatttgtgtataatatatatacatatattatctatattacacacacacacacatacacacacacacacacattctctcatttttaaaaaaatagaagatagtgcTGGATCAGTACAGGTCTAAGCATCTTCATTGTCAATTCAAATAGGATGACTCCTTCTGCTACTGCCACCTGGTGGCAAATGCCTCAAATTCAAGGACAGGAATCAACAAGTAGGCCCAGGGAAACTCCCTCTAGTCCAGAGAACTGACAATAAGACAGTAAGTTCTAAAATGCATAGGAAAGACTTACAGATCAGGTACATCTGCAGAGGAGTTGCAATGTGGCACTGTATATGAAGAGAGAAGGGCAATGAATgatatgtcttatttatttataagtgaaCATCCGCCCTTGGCTATAGACAGGAAGTGAAAGCCTAAGTatacaatacattttaaaattttacactaaaagaagaaagaaaattgaagtacATTTTTAGGATAATTAAGGCATGATTATGTTTGTGGTATGAAGTAAGGAGTTAGTATCAAAGGGAAAATTGAAggtacaagaaagaaaatggatacttTAGAGAATAGGAAGGATGGGAGGAGATGGAaccaagaatatataaaaaggcaTTTGGCCAAATTCAATttccatttgttattttaaatattcaatgaaatagtGATAGACAGATTCTTATAATAAAGGTGAAAATAATTCTTAACACAAAATATCATATATACTCCCATTAAAACCTACACTAGACAAGATGTccattataattttctattactttatattgtaaagaaaagaagcaaaatcaagaggagaaaaaaagaggcaaAGCAAAAATCATAAAGGAAGACACAAAACTATCAGTATATGCAGATTATATTATTCTATATCtggaatctcaaaataattagtgaaaaatactaaaaattatacCAGCTACATTTCagtaataaaatcagaaatcaactGTTGATATTGTTTGTATACTTTATATACCAGAGTATACTCTAAccgttttttttctttttgtatactCTAACCTTCTAGAATATTGTCTGCCATAGATGGGATCTTGAGCCTCCCCTAAAGCCCATGTGTTGAACACTTAGCCCCAAACCCATGGCATTATTGAAAAGTGGTGGAACTATTAGGAGGTGGAGTTTAGTGGGAAGAAGCTAGGTCACTGGAGGCTTGCCCTGTAAGGGGAATACTGTGACCCTGTCCCCCTCTTCATCTTTGCTTCTGAGCCACCATAAGGTAAGAGGCTTCCTCCGTCAAAGGCTTCTGCCGTGCTGCACTGTCTTACAAAATGCCCAAAAACAATATGGCCAActgtccatggactgaaaccttcaacttatgagtcaaaataaccttttcctactttaaaattgattacctcaggtattttgttctgGTAACAAAAAAAACTCACATTACATCTCATCtcaatagaaaatttaaattcttagGCAAAAATCTAACAAGAAATGTACAAAACCTATATGAGTAAAAGTATAAACATGACTAAAGACACAAACACAGATCTAACAAATCAGAAAATATATCATGTTCTTTTGTACAACTCAACACCAAAATACATCAATTCTCTCTGAGTTGGTTTGTAAATGTAAcatcatctcaatagatatagCATCAAAGCTTGGAGGATTTTTTTCCTGTCAGAAGACAAACTGATTTTAAAGTTAATGCCTAACTTATatgaaaacattataaagcttttataattaaaatgggGTTTCAATACATGAATAGAATGGTGTATCACTAGAACAGAATATAAAATTCAGGTACAAATCCAAGAACAAATGGAaatttaatatttgataaatcagtggggggggggggaatgatgCTGATGGTATAACCAGatagctttataaagaaaaagatttagaTTCATTCTCACACTTAAACAGTATAAATTTAAAGGCacccaaatgtaaaaaaaaaaaaaaagaaatcttataagtttgggggaggggggaatgaagcGTAAGATGAAGTTATTCATTACCTGAAAGTAGAGAACAGTTGGCAGAGTATTCTTTCAGAGGCCATAAATaagtgtgttagtcaactttccatcattgtgaccaaaatacctgtcaatgaaaaaggataaaagatttattttggctcatggtttcagaagtttccgTCTATGGTCAGCAGCTCCATTGCTCATTgtagaggaaagctactcaggtCATGGCCACCATGAAGCAGAGGAGGAGGTACAGAAAGAAGATAAACTCTTCTAGGGCACATCCCCAGAGATCTACTTCCTCCAAAAATATCCATCTCTCAGTAGTCCATTaagccatcaatggattaatccactgatggagtCAGAACACTCATGATCCAACTATTCTGAAACGCCCCACCTATGAACACATGAGACTCTGGAGGACATTTCAGGTCCAGAATGATAACAAGtatgattcattttaaaaagtattttttgccTGGCAAAAAAAGATgtcataaaaaaataacaaaatggggAAAATCTATGTGGAAACAAAGTGCAAATATCTTTCATATAGAGtttctaaaattttacaaaaaaaaatggctacAACCCAAGATAAAAGTGAACAAAAGATATAAAGAGATATTTCagaggaaatataaataataataaagatgccCTACTTTtctgatacatgcatattaaaaCAAGAACGATATTTCAAGCAGAAGAAGAAGCTGAAATTTCCTCTTCCAACTATGATGGAGTAACAGGGTCCAGATTTTCCTGATGCCTTAAACCACCagaaaccccccaaaaaaatatatgaaacaactaATTTTagatattgatttaaaaaaaaaaaaggcggcaGAAGGACCAGAAGATAGTGGAGTAAAGGAAAGCTGCACTCCAAGTCATTCCTTGGCTCAGATCAAAGCAGCAGGTGTGCAACCTCTCAGTGAGGTGTGggaaagagggatttcactaaaattcaatattgaaTACTTGAAGTGGCTTAGGGACTCAGAAATTGAGTTACAGTGAACAAAGAAGAATACACTGAAGCCAACCTGGCTGCCACACTGGCACTGAACATGAAGGCAATAGCAGCGCGGATTCACCAGAGAGAGGAAAACTGCAGAGAAACACAAATTTGGCATGGAAAAAGATGAGACAAGAAAAGCTGACTGAACTTGGCTGATCCAGATGCTGCACTGTGCACTGGTGCTTGAAAAGCATTCTAGTATCTCACCTGACCatggagagctgaggcaggagccatcATGGAGCCATCACACTCATGC
It includes:
- the LOC114100695 gene encoding olfactory receptor 8A1; the encoded protein is MAAENDSTVTEFLLRGLTTQPGLQLPLFILFLGIYVVTMVGNLGMITLICLNPQLHTPMYFFLSNLSLVDLCYSSVITPKMLVNFVFQKNIISYVGCMSQLYFFLVFVIAECYMLTVMAYDRYVAICHPLLYNVIMSHALCSVLVALVYTMGLIGSTIETGLMLKLRYCEPLISHYFCDILPLMKLSCSSTYDVEMAVFFLAGFNIIVTSLTVLISYAFILSSILHISSTEGRSKAFSTCSSHLAAVGLFYGSTAFMYLKPSTATSLAQENVASVFYTTVIPMLNPLIYSLRNKEVKAALQKTLRRKLF